The Streptomyces achromogenes genome window below encodes:
- a CDS encoding DUF3039 domain-containing protein yields MSTLEPETQPQRGTGTGTLVEPTPQVSHGDGDHERFAHYVQKDKIMASALDGTPVVALCGKVWVPGRDPKKYPVCPMCKEIFESMAGGGDDKGKGGDKK; encoded by the coding sequence ATGAGCACTCTTGAGCCTGAGACCCAGCCCCAGCGAGGCACGGGGACGGGGACCCTCGTGGAGCCGACGCCGCAGGTGTCGCACGGCGACGGGGACCACGAGCGCTTCGCCCACTACGTCCAGAAGGACAAGATCATGGCGAGCGCCCTCGACGGGACGCCCGTCGTGGCGCTGTGCGGCAAGGTCTGGGTGCCGGGTCGCGACCCGAAGAAGTATCCGGTGTGCCCCATGTGCAAGGAGATCTTCGAGTCCATGGCGGGCGGCGGGGACGACAAGGGCAAGGGCGGCGACAAGAAGTAG
- a CDS encoding YqgE/AlgH family protein — translation MTEVSSLTGRLLVATPALADPNFDRAVVLLLDHDEEGSLGVVLNRPTPVGVSDILEDWAELAGEPGVVFQGGPVSLDSALGIAVIPGGAAVDGAPLGWRRVHGAIGLVDLEAPPELLAAALGSLRIFAGYAGWGPGQLEDELVEGAWYVVESEPGDVSSPSPERLWREVLRRQRSDLAMVATYPDDASLN, via the coding sequence ATGACCGAGGTGTCCTCGCTCACAGGGCGGCTGCTCGTGGCCACGCCCGCCCTGGCGGACCCGAACTTCGACCGTGCGGTGGTGCTCCTCCTCGACCACGACGAGGAGGGCTCACTCGGCGTCGTCCTCAACCGGCCCACCCCGGTGGGCGTCAGCGACATCCTGGAGGACTGGGCGGAGCTCGCGGGCGAACCCGGAGTCGTCTTCCAGGGCGGGCCGGTGTCCCTCGACTCGGCCCTCGGGATCGCCGTCATCCCGGGCGGCGCGGCCGTCGACGGCGCCCCGCTCGGCTGGCGCAGGGTGCACGGCGCGATCGGCCTCGTCGACCTGGAGGCCCCGCCGGAACTCCTCGCCGCGGCGCTCGGCTCCCTGCGGATCTTCGCCGGGTACGCGGGCTGGGGGCCCGGCCAGCTGGAGGACGAGCTCGTGGAGGGCGCCTGGTACGTCGTGGAGTCCGAGCCCGGCGACGTCTCCTCGCCGTCCCCCGAGCGGCTCTGGCGCGAGGTGCTGCGCCGCCAACGCAGCGACCTCGCGATGGTCGCGACCTATCCGGACGACGCCTCGCTGAACTGA
- the murA gene encoding UDP-N-acetylglucosamine 1-carboxyvinyltransferase, protein MTVNGSDDVLLVHGGTPLEGEIRVRGAKNLVPKAMVAALLGSEPSRLRNVPDIRDVRVVRGLLQLHGVTVRPGEEPGELVLDPTYVESANVADIDAHAGSSRIPILLCGPLLHRLGHAFIPGLGGCDIGGRPIDFHFEVLRQFGATIEKREDGQYLEAPRRLRGTKIRLPYPSVGATEQVLLTAVLAEGVTELSNAAVEPEIEDLICVLQKMGAIIAMDTDRTIRVTGVDKLGGYNHAALSDRLEAASWASAALATEGNIYVRGAQQRSMMTFLNTYRKVGGAFEIDDEGIRFWHPGGNLKSIALETDVHPGFQTDWQQPLVVALTQATGLSIVHETVYESRLGFTSALNQMGAHIQLYRECLGGSDCRFGQRNFLHSAVVSGPTKLQGADLVIPDLRGGFSYLIAALAAQGTSRVHGIDLINRGYENFMEKLMELGAKVELPGKALG, encoded by the coding sequence ATGACCGTCAACGGCTCTGACGACGTACTGCTTGTCCACGGCGGCACCCCGCTCGAGGGCGAGATCCGGGTCCGCGGTGCGAAGAACCTCGTACCCAAGGCCATGGTCGCCGCCCTGCTGGGCAGTGAGCCGAGCCGGCTGCGCAACGTTCCGGACATCCGTGACGTGCGGGTCGTGCGCGGTCTGCTGCAACTGCACGGGGTGACGGTCCGTCCGGGCGAGGAGCCGGGCGAGCTGGTGCTCGACCCGACCTACGTCGAGAGCGCCAACGTCGCCGACATCGACGCCCACGCGGGCTCCAGCCGCATCCCGATCCTCCTCTGCGGTCCGCTGCTGCACCGTCTCGGCCACGCCTTCATTCCCGGCCTCGGCGGGTGCGACATCGGCGGGCGGCCCATCGACTTCCACTTCGAGGTGCTGCGGCAGTTCGGCGCGACGATCGAGAAGCGCGAGGACGGGCAGTACCTGGAGGCGCCGCGGCGGCTGCGCGGCACGAAGATCCGGCTGCCGTACCCGTCGGTCGGCGCGACCGAGCAGGTTCTGCTGACGGCCGTCCTGGCGGAGGGCGTCACCGAGCTCTCGAACGCGGCCGTGGAGCCGGAGATCGAGGACCTCATCTGCGTGCTGCAGAAGATGGGCGCCATCATCGCGATGGACACCGACCGCACCATCCGCGTCACCGGCGTCGACAAGCTCGGCGGCTACAACCACGCCGCCCTGTCGGACCGTCTGGAGGCCGCGTCCTGGGCGTCGGCGGCGCTGGCGACCGAGGGCAACATCTACGTCCGCGGGGCCCAGCAGCGCTCGATGATGACGTTCCTGAACACCTACCGCAAGGTCGGCGGCGCCTTCGAGATCGACGACGAGGGCATCCGCTTCTGGCACCCCGGCGGCAACCTGAAGTCCATCGCCCTCGAGACGGACGTGCACCCCGGCTTCCAGACCGACTGGCAGCAGCCGCTGGTCGTCGCCCTCACCCAGGCCACCGGCCTGTCGATCGTCCACGAGACGGTCTACGAGTCCCGGCTGGGCTTCACCTCGGCGCTCAACCAGATGGGCGCCCACATCCAGCTCTACCGCGAGTGCCTCGGCGGCTCCGACTGCCGCTTCGGGCAGCGCAACTTCCTGCACTCCGCGGTCGTGTCGGGCCCCACGAAGCTCCAGGGCGCCGATCTGGTCATCCCCGACCTGCGCGGCGGCTTCTCGTACCTGATCGCCGCCCTCGCGGCCCAGGGCACCTCCCGCGTGCACGGCATCGACCTCATCAACCGCGGCTACGAGAACTTCATGGAGAAGCTGATGGAGCTCGGCGCGAAGGTGGAACTGCCGGGCAAGGCACTCGGCTAG
- a CDS encoding HU family DNA-binding protein, producing MNRSELVAALADRAEVTRKDADAVLAAFAETVGEIVAKGDEKVTIPGFLTFERTHRAARTARNPQTGDPIQIPAGYSVKVSAGSKLKEAAKGK from the coding sequence ATGAACCGCAGTGAGCTGGTGGCCGCGCTGGCCGACCGCGCCGAGGTGACCCGTAAGGACGCCGACGCCGTTCTGGCCGCGTTCGCCGAGACCGTCGGCGAGATCGTCGCCAAGGGCGACGAGAAGGTCACCATCCCCGGCTTCCTGACCTTCGAGCGCACCCACCGTGCCGCTCGCACGGCGCGCAACCCGCAGACCGGTGACCCGATCCAGATCCCGGCCGGCTACAGCGTCAAGGTGTCCGCGGGCAGCAAGCTCAAGGAAGCCGCCAAGGGCAAGTAG
- a CDS encoding NAD-dependent malic enzyme: MATAPSVSYSMTVRLEVPASGTAVSQLTGAVESHGGSVTGLDVTASGHEKLRIDVTIAATSTSHADEIVEQLRGIEGVTLGKVSDRTFLMHLGGKIEMASKHPIRNRDDLSMIYTPGVARVCMAIAENPEDARRLTIKRNSVAVVTDGSAVLGLGNIGPKAALPVMEGKAALFKRFAGIDAWPLCLDTQDTDAIVEIVKAIAPGFAGINLEDISAPRCFEIEARLREALDIPVFHDDQHGTAIVVLASLTNALRVVGKGIGDVRVVMSGAGAAGTAILKLLLAAGVKNAVVADIHGVVHAGRPDLVDAAPDSALCWIADNTNPEGLTGTLKEAVRGADVFIGVSAPNVLDGDDVAAMAEGSIVFALANPDPEVDPAVARQTASVVATGRSDFPNQINNVLVFPGVFRGLLDAQSRTVNTEMMLAAAKALADVVSEDELNANYIIPSVFNDKVAGAVAGAVREAAKAAGASAS; the protein is encoded by the coding sequence ATGGCAACGGCGCCCAGCGTCTCCTACTCGATGACGGTCCGGCTGGAGGTGCCCGCCAGCGGCACCGCGGTCTCCCAGCTCACCGGAGCCGTCGAGTCCCACGGAGGCTCGGTGACCGGCCTCGACGTCACGGCGTCCGGCCACGAGAAGCTCCGCATCGACGTCACCATCGCCGCCACCTCCACCTCCCACGCCGACGAGATCGTCGAGCAGCTGCGCGGCATCGAGGGCGTCACCCTCGGCAAGGTCTCCGACCGTACGTTCCTGATGCACCTCGGCGGCAAGATCGAGATGGCGTCCAAGCACCCCATCCGCAACCGTGACGACCTCTCGATGATCTACACGCCGGGTGTGGCCCGGGTCTGCATGGCGATCGCCGAGAACCCCGAGGACGCCCGGCGTCTCACCATCAAGCGCAACTCCGTTGCGGTCGTGACGGACGGTTCCGCCGTGCTCGGCCTCGGCAACATCGGCCCGAAGGCCGCGCTGCCCGTCATGGAGGGCAAGGCGGCCCTCTTCAAGCGGTTCGCCGGCATCGACGCCTGGCCGCTGTGCCTGGACACCCAGGACACCGACGCCATCGTCGAGATCGTCAAGGCGATCGCCCCCGGCTTCGCGGGCATCAACCTCGAGGACATCTCCGCCCCCCGCTGCTTCGAGATCGAGGCCCGGCTGCGCGAGGCGCTCGACATCCCCGTCTTCCACGACGACCAGCACGGCACCGCGATCGTCGTCCTCGCCTCCCTCACCAACGCCCTGCGTGTCGTGGGCAAGGGCATCGGCGACGTGCGCGTGGTCATGTCCGGCGCGGGCGCGGCCGGCACGGCCATCCTCAAGCTGCTGCTCGCCGCCGGGGTCAAGAACGCGGTCGTCGCCGACATCCACGGCGTGGTCCACGCGGGCCGCCCGGACCTCGTCGACGCGGCCCCCGACTCGGCGCTGTGCTGGATCGCCGACAACACCAACCCCGAGGGCCTCACGGGCACGCTGAAGGAGGCCGTGCGCGGCGCGGACGTCTTCATCGGCGTCTCCGCCCCGAACGTCCTCGACGGCGACGACGTGGCCGCGATGGCCGAGGGTTCCATCGTGTTCGCGCTCGCGAACCCCGACCCCGAGGTCGACCCGGCGGTCGCCCGCCAGACGGCGTCGGTCGTGGCCACCGGCCGCTCCGACTTCCCCAACCAGATCAACAACGTGCTGGTCTTCCCGGGCGTCTTCCGCGGCCTGCTGGACGCGCAGTCCCGCACCGTCAACACGGAGATGATGCTCGCGGCCGCGAAGGCCCTCGCGGACGTCGTGAGCGAGGACGAGCTCAACGCGAACTACATCATCCCGAGCGTCTTCAACGACAAGGTCGCGGGCGCGGTGGCCGGCGCGGTGCGCGAGGCCGCCAAGGCCGCCGGGGCGTCGGCCTCGTAG
- a CDS encoding HelD family protein produces MAAQAQQETLVGSVDEAAQDSVGDSVRDREISVEQVHLDRVYRRLEEKIHEAEFLMNDAAQRGQVGTPGALAERDAQVFRAGVHLNRLNNEFEDFLFGRIDLLLGKDGKKGPDGAYTAVEPAEGAVRPDNTADIAETLHIGRIGVLDSEYAPLVIDWRAPAAAPFYRSTPVDPGRVVRRRVIRSKGRRVLGVEDDLMRPELRATLDGGELPVIGDGALMAALGQARSHTMRDIVASIQAEQDLVIRAPAASVTYVEGGPGTGKTAVALHRAAYLLYQDRRRYSGGILIVSPTPLLVAYTEGVLPSLGEEGQVAIRAIGSLVDGAEATVYDSPAVARAKGSYRMLKVLRKAARGALENGDGGGRGATRPTQLGFDGLDGPDEPEETPAPATTPSRLRVVAFGRRLELEASDLQRIRHNALSGTAPVNLLRPRARKLLLDALWERSGASGRHSDPELAAELRSSFDEDVSTEDAFIAFLDAWWPELTPQAVLRAMADERRLGRWARRILNPGEVRKVARSLKRDGLSVHDIAMLDELQAVLGAPARPRKRRELDPLDQLTGLEELMPTREETQRERAERLAQERTEYAHVIVDEAQDLTPMQWRMVGRRGRHATWTVVGDPAQSSWSDPDEAAEARDEALGTRPRRRFQLTVNYRNPAEIAELAARVLALAMPGAESPSAVRSTGVVPRFTAARGSLAPTVRAEAERLLARVDGTVGVVVAMNRREEARRWLAGLGDRVVALGSLEAKGLEYDATVVVSPAEIADESPAGLRVLYVALTRATQQLTVVSGERDEPDAHGVPDLLRD; encoded by the coding sequence GTGGCCGCTCAGGCACAGCAGGAGACCTTGGTCGGATCGGTCGACGAAGCCGCGCAGGATTCCGTGGGGGATTCGGTGCGGGACCGAGAGATCAGCGTCGAACAGGTACACCTCGACCGGGTGTACCGCCGCCTCGAGGAGAAGATCCACGAGGCCGAGTTCCTCATGAACGACGCGGCCCAGCGGGGCCAGGTCGGCACGCCCGGGGCTCTCGCCGAACGGGACGCCCAGGTCTTCCGGGCCGGCGTCCACCTCAACCGGCTCAACAACGAGTTCGAGGACTTCCTTTTCGGGCGGATCGACCTGCTGCTCGGCAAGGACGGCAAGAAGGGCCCGGACGGCGCCTACACCGCCGTCGAGCCCGCCGAGGGCGCCGTCCGCCCCGACAACACGGCCGACATCGCCGAGACGCTGCACATCGGCCGGATCGGCGTCCTCGACTCCGAGTACGCGCCGCTGGTCATCGACTGGCGGGCGCCCGCGGCCGCCCCGTTCTACCGCTCCACCCCCGTCGACCCGGGGCGCGTCGTGCGCCGCCGGGTCATCCGCTCCAAGGGACGGCGCGTCCTCGGCGTCGAGGACGACCTGATGCGTCCCGAGCTGCGGGCGACCCTGGACGGCGGCGAACTGCCCGTCATCGGCGACGGCGCCCTCATGGCCGCCCTCGGCCAGGCCCGCAGCCACACCATGCGCGACATCGTCGCCTCCATCCAGGCCGAGCAGGACCTCGTCATCCGCGCCCCCGCCGCCTCCGTCACGTACGTCGAGGGCGGGCCGGGAACCGGGAAGACCGCCGTCGCGCTGCACCGCGCCGCCTATCTGCTCTACCAGGACCGGCGCCGGTACTCCGGCGGCATCCTGATCGTCTCGCCCACGCCCCTGCTGGTGGCGTACACCGAGGGCGTGCTCCCGTCCCTCGGCGAGGAGGGCCAGGTCGCCATCCGCGCCATCGGCTCCCTCGTCGACGGCGCCGAGGCCACCGTGTACGACTCCCCGGCGGTGGCCCGGGCCAAGGGGTCGTACAGGATGCTGAAGGTGCTGCGCAAAGCCGCCCGCGGCGCCCTGGAGAACGGCGACGGCGGGGGTCGCGGCGCGACGCGGCCGACACAGCTCGGCTTCGACGGGCTCGATGGGCCCGACGAGCCGGAGGAGACCCCCGCGCCCGCGACGACGCCCAGTCGGCTGCGCGTCGTCGCGTTCGGCCGCCGGCTGGAGCTGGAGGCCTCCGACCTCCAGCGAATCCGGCACAACGCGCTCAGCGGCACCGCCCCGGTGAACCTCCTGCGCCCCCGCGCCCGCAAGCTGCTGCTGGACGCCCTGTGGGAGCGCTCGGGCGCGTCCGGTCGGCACAGCGACCCGGAACTCGCCGCCGAGCTGCGCTCCTCCTTCGACGAGGACGTCAGCACCGAGGACGCCTTCATCGCCTTCCTCGACGCCTGGTGGCCCGAGCTCACCCCGCAGGCCGTCCTGCGGGCCATGGCCGACGAACGGCGGCTGGGCCGCTGGGCCCGCCGGATCCTCAACCCCGGCGAGGTCCGCAAGGTCGCCCGCTCCCTCAAGCGGGACGGGCTCTCCGTGCACGACATCGCCATGCTCGACGAGCTCCAGGCGGTCCTCGGCGCCCCGGCCCGCCCCCGCAAGAGACGCGAGCTCGACCCGCTGGACCAGCTCACCGGCCTCGAGGAGCTGATGCCGACACGCGAGGAGACCCAGCGCGAGCGCGCCGAGCGGCTCGCGCAGGAGCGCACCGAGTACGCGCACGTCATCGTCGACGAGGCGCAGGACCTCACCCCGATGCAGTGGCGCATGGTCGGCCGCCGCGGCCGGCACGCCACCTGGACGGTCGTCGGCGACCCGGCCCAGTCCTCCTGGTCCGACCCCGACGAGGCCGCCGAGGCACGCGACGAGGCCCTCGGCACCCGCCCCCGCCGCCGCTTCCAGCTGACGGTGAACTACCGCAACCCGGCCGAGATCGCCGAACTGGCCGCCAGGGTGCTGGCCCTGGCCATGCCCGGCGCCGAGTCCCCGTCGGCGGTCAGGTCGACGGGTGTCGTGCCCCGCTTCACGGCCGCCCGCGGCTCCCTGGCGCCGACCGTGCGCGCGGAGGCCGAACGGCTCCTCGCGCGCGTGGACGGCACCGTCGGCGTCGTCGTCGCCATGAACCGCCGTGAGGAGGCCAGACGCTGGCTGGCCGGTCTCGGGGACCGCGTGGTGGCGCTCGGCAGCCTGGAGGCCAAGGGCCTGGAGTACGACGCCACGGTCGTCGTCTCGCCGGCGGAGATCGCCGACGAGTCGCCGGCCGGCCTGCGGGTGCTGTACGTCGCCCTCACCCGGGCGACGCAGCAGCTCACGGTGGTGTCCGGGGAACGGGACGAGCCGGACGCCCACGGGGTGCCGGACCTTCTGCGGGACTGA
- a CDS encoding anti-sigma factor family protein: MQGSVGSPSPSEHETVGAYALGILDDAEATAFEAHLAGCEWCAQQLDELAGMEPMLAALADLPGSGTPAIGDSLSARPSPRLAERLVDEISERRALKRRRSFFLVAAAAALIIGGPLTVLAATGGDGGSKGVQAGSTKSANSAKDAFDALAQRVSATDSASKVSATVAMGEKAWGTEIGVELKNVKGPEKCSLIAVGKNGERETVSSWSVPDWGYGLPGAKTEQAKNPLYVSGGAAFKTNEIDHFEVMTFDGKKLVQVDA; encoded by the coding sequence ATGCAGGGATCTGTGGGATCTCCGAGCCCGAGCGAACACGAGACCGTCGGCGCCTACGCCCTCGGCATCCTCGACGACGCCGAGGCGACCGCCTTCGAGGCGCATCTCGCCGGCTGTGAATGGTGCGCCCAGCAGCTCGACGAGCTGGCCGGGATGGAGCCGATGCTGGCCGCGCTCGCGGACCTGCCCGGTTCCGGCACCCCGGCGATCGGCGACTCCCTGTCCGCCCGTCCCAGCCCGCGCCTCGCCGAGCGGCTGGTCGACGAGATCTCCGAGCGCCGCGCGCTCAAGCGCCGCCGTTCCTTCTTCCTGGTGGCGGCCGCGGCCGCGCTGATCATCGGCGGTCCCCTCACGGTGCTGGCCGCGACCGGCGGCGACGGCGGGAGCAAGGGCGTCCAGGCGGGCTCCACCAAGTCCGCGAACTCCGCCAAGGACGCCTTCGACGCGCTCGCCCAGCGGGTCTCCGCGACCGACTCCGCCAGCAAGGTCTCCGCGACCGTCGCCATGGGCGAGAAGGCGTGGGGCACGGAGATCGGCGTCGAGCTGAAGAACGTCAAGGGTCCGGAGAAGTGCTCGCTGATCGCCGTCGGCAAGAACGGCGAGCGCGAGACGGTCTCCTCCTGGTCGGTCCCCGACTGGGGCTACGGCCTCCCCGGCGCCAAGACCGAACAGGCCAAGAACCCGCTCTACGTGTCGGGCGGCGCGGCCTTCAAGACCAACGAGATCGACCACTTCGAGGTCATGACCTTCGACGGCAAGAAGCTCGTCCAGGTCGACGCGTAG
- a CDS encoding sigma-70 family RNA polymerase sigma factor: MSQPSEPDEELMRALYREHAGPLLAYVLRLVAGDRQRAEDVVQETLIRAWKNAGQLNRATGSVRPWLVTVARRIVIDGHRSRQARPQEVDPSPLEVIPAEDEIDKALWLMTLSDALDDLTPAHREVLVETYFKGRTVNEAAETLGIPSGTVRSRVFYALRSMKLALEERGVTA; encoded by the coding sequence ATGTCCCAGCCCTCGGAACCTGACGAGGAGCTGATGCGTGCTCTGTATCGGGAGCATGCCGGACCCCTGCTTGCGTATGTCCTGCGCCTGGTTGCCGGAGATCGGCAGCGTGCCGAGGACGTCGTGCAGGAGACGCTCATCCGTGCCTGGAAGAACGCCGGTCAGCTCAATCGGGCGACCGGATCGGTACGCCCCTGGCTGGTGACGGTCGCACGTCGCATCGTCATCGACGGCCACCGCAGCCGGCAGGCCCGGCCGCAGGAGGTCGACCCGTCGCCGCTGGAGGTCATTCCTGCGGAGGACGAGATCGACAAGGCGCTGTGGCTGATGACGCTGTCCGACGCGCTCGACGACCTGACCCCGGCCCACCGGGAGGTGCTCGTCGAGACGTACTTCAAGGGGCGTACCGTCAACGAGGCGGCCGAGACGCTCGGCATACCCAGCGGCACCGTGCGCTCACGGGTGTTCTACGCCCTGCGGTCGATGAAGCTGGCTCTGGAGGAGCGGGGGGTGACGGCGTGA
- a CDS encoding CGNR zinc finger domain-containing protein, with the protein MALGTVTDFHELRFDAGRCCLDLLATSHPQEHLDGVAPLCAWIRGCGLVPPGTPLNHADPSWPPAFRELRRNVGQLVHGWLAHTAAAPHDLALARVNDAARVAPPVPRAVRGADGALVRELDRPPGCAALLAAVALDTVELLTDPVARAGLRQCAGDNCPIVYVDTSRGRRRRWCSSEVCGNRERVARHRRRAALARA; encoded by the coding sequence ATGGCACTGGGGACGGTCACGGACTTCCACGAGCTGCGGTTCGACGCCGGGCGGTGTTGTCTCGACCTGCTGGCGACCAGTCACCCCCAGGAACATCTCGACGGTGTCGCGCCGTTGTGCGCGTGGATCCGCGGCTGCGGACTCGTCCCGCCGGGCACCCCGCTGAACCACGCCGACCCTTCCTGGCCGCCGGCCTTCAGGGAACTGCGGCGCAATGTAGGACAGTTGGTGCACGGGTGGCTGGCGCATACCGCCGCCGCTCCCCACGACCTCGCGCTGGCCCGGGTCAACGACGCCGCCCGGGTCGCGCCGCCCGTCCCTCGTGCCGTGCGCGGCGCGGACGGCGCGCTGGTGCGCGAGTTGGACCGGCCGCCGGGCTGCGCCGCGCTGCTCGCCGCGGTCGCCCTGGACACGGTGGAACTGCTCACCGATCCGGTCGCCCGGGCCGGGCTGCGGCAGTGCGCGGGGGACAACTGCCCGATCGTGTACGTCGACACCTCCCGAGGGCGTCGCCGGCGCTGGTGCTCCAGCGAGGTCTGCGGGAACCGGGAACGGGTCGCACGGCACCGCAGGCGCGCCGCGCTCGCGCGCGCCTGA
- a CDS encoding uroporphyrinogen-III synthase, which translates to MHQEQQQPATGHRGAVEHGPLAGFTVGVTAARRAEELGALLQRRGAVVLHAPALRIVPLADDGELLSATKELIDQAPDVVVATTAIGFRGWVEAADGWGLGEQLLARLGGVELLARGPKVKGAVRAAGLTEAWSPSSESMAEVLDRLLEEGVEGRRVAVQLHGEPLPGFVESLRAAGAEVVGVPVYRWMPPEDISPLDRLIDAAVTRGLDAITFTSAPAAVSLFSRAEERGLLSELLTALHHDVLPACVGPVTALPLQARGVDTIQPERFRLGPLVQLLCQELPTRARALPLAGHRVEIRGHAVLVDGALRPVPPAGMSLLRALSRRPGWVVPRSDLLRALPGAGRDEHAVETAMARLRTALGAPKLIQTVVKRGYRLALDPAADAKYADA; encoded by the coding sequence ATGCACCAGGAACAGCAACAACCGGCCACCGGCCATCGGGGCGCCGTCGAACACGGGCCTCTCGCGGGCTTCACCGTGGGCGTGACGGCCGCGCGACGGGCCGAGGAGCTCGGCGCGCTGCTCCAGCGGCGCGGGGCGGTGGTGCTGCACGCGCCCGCCCTGCGGATCGTGCCGCTCGCCGACGACGGCGAGCTGCTCTCCGCCACCAAGGAGCTCATCGACCAGGCCCCCGACGTCGTGGTCGCCACCACCGCCATCGGCTTCCGCGGCTGGGTCGAGGCCGCCGACGGCTGGGGACTGGGCGAGCAGCTGCTCGCCCGGCTCGGCGGCGTGGAGCTGCTCGCCCGCGGCCCCAAGGTGAAGGGCGCCGTGCGGGCCGCCGGGCTGACGGAGGCGTGGTCGCCGTCCAGCGAGTCCATGGCCGAGGTGCTCGACCGGCTGCTGGAGGAGGGCGTCGAGGGGCGCCGGGTCGCCGTCCAGCTGCACGGCGAACCGCTGCCCGGGTTCGTGGAGTCGCTGCGGGCGGCGGGCGCCGAGGTGGTGGGGGTGCCCGTCTACCGGTGGATGCCGCCGGAGGACATCTCGCCGCTCGACCGGCTCATCGACGCCGCCGTCACGCGCGGACTGGACGCGATCACCTTCACCAGCGCGCCCGCGGCCGTCTCGCTGTTCTCACGGGCGGAGGAGCGCGGGCTGCTGTCCGAGCTGCTCACCGCCCTGCACCACGACGTGCTGCCGGCGTGCGTCGGCCCCGTCACCGCGCTGCCGCTGCAGGCGCGCGGCGTGGACACCATCCAGCCGGAGCGGTTCCGGCTCGGGCCACTCGTGCAGCTGCTCTGCCAGGAGCTGCCGACGCGGGCCCGGGCGCTGCCGCTCGCCGGTCACCGGGTGGAGATCCGGGGCCATGCGGTGCTGGTGGACGGGGCGCTGCGGCCGGTGCCGCCGGCCGGGATGTCGCTGCTGCGGGCGCTGTCGCGGCGGCCGGGGTGGGTGGTGCCGCGGTCCGATCTGCTGCGGGCGCTGCCCGGCGCGGGACGGGACGAGCACGCCGTCGAGACGGCGATGGCCCGGCTGCGGACGGCTCTCGGCGCACCCAAACTGATCCAGACCGTGGTCAAGCGCGGGTACCGGCTGGCACTCGATCCGGCCGCGGACGCCAAGTACGCGGACGCCTGA